In the Triticum aestivum cultivar Chinese Spring chromosome 2B, IWGSC CS RefSeq v2.1, whole genome shotgun sequence genome, TCATCAATACCTCAATGTGAGAATTTCCTTTGAAGATTCTAATGATAAGTTTTATTGATTTGTTGTGCTATTAAGGTGTACTTTGACAGCTGTATCACACCAATGTTTTCCTAGGCCTATTTAAGCATAGCCGTTTTGTTGAATGCCATTGTACTATTTTAGTGATGCATCGTATCTTATTTTGCTCATGAGGAGCATACTTGCTAAGTCCCACAACCTCTTGCAGATGTCAGCTTTGTGGGATTATTTTTGCTTCAACATCAACGGTGTAAGGCCAGTGCAATGCCGTGGAGCTTTATCAATTCTTTGCATGGCCGCAAAGTCATCTCCTAGCATTCTGGGTACTCACTTGCAAGATATTGTTGACATTGGGTTTGGGCGCTTGGCTAAGGAAGAGCCTCTACTTGCTAGAACTGCATGCCTTGCCCTGCAAAGATTATCAGAAGAAGATAAGATCAAATTACTAAGTACTAGTACCAGAGTATTTGCTGCACTGCAAAGCTTGGTAACTAGCTTCTCGCTTCCAGAGAAAATATGGTATGGAGCAACAGATAAAGCTATAAGTGCCATATATACCTTACACCCTGCACCTGAAATCTTTGCTGCTGAGATTGCAAAGAAATCCCTCAGTTCTGTATTCAGTGCCTTAGGAATGGATGGCGTGTCTAATGGAGTGGAACTTGAAACTCAGAATAGTTCCACAATTACGGAGTTATCAGCCATGAAGTTGGGTAGATTTCTTTTTGTCATTAGTCATATAGCACTCAACCATTTGGTTTACATTGAGACTTCTGTTAAGAAAATCCACAAACAGAAACAGAAGAATGAAAAATCACAGTCCACCAATGAGGATAGTCAGGTAGATGGTTCCAAGAATTCGGAGGTAATTCTTGTCTGTTACATCCATTTGAACTTTTCAACTTTGGCTTGTCATTGTTTCATGTGACTTAAACTTGTTATTCTTTATGTGATGCTGGCAGGCACAAGACATAAATGCTGAACTGGGACTTGGTGCAACGAGAGATATTGCAATTGAGTTCTTTGCTGAAAATGCTGAAAGGGAGATTGTTTCCTTTTCTTGTGAAAAGAACCTTCTTGGACATTGCGGACCATTTCTATCAAAACTCTGCAGGAATCTGACTTTGCTGCAAAAGGTTTGTATTCTATTGTATTGCCCTTTGTACATCTTTGAAATGTTTGGATTCCATTGCTCTCTGCGGTTTTGTCATGACTTAATATTATTTTTTGGGTGTAGTTCCCGGAGTTACATGCTTCTGCAATGCTTGCTCTTTGCAGACTAATGATTATTGATGCAGAATTCTGGTACGCAAGCAACATCCACCTGATTGTgtttgtttaatattgtggataGCATCCTGTTTTATCTACAAATTTATGACGACACTGAATCTCATTATATGCTCTACTTGCAGCGAGGCAAATCTCCAGATCCTATTTACTGTTGTGGAAAACGCATCCTCTGAAATTGTCCGATCTAACTGCACTATAGCCCTTGGTGATTTAGCAGTTCGCTTTCCAAACCTCTTAGAACCTTGGACAGAACACATATATGCCCGATTGAGCGATTCATCGGCATCTGTGAGGAAGAATGCTGTGCTGGTCATTTCTCATCTCATATTGAATGACATGATgaaggtctctctctctccctgccaATCTTTCTctttctgctctctctctctctctctctctcccaccacTGAAACACGTTCGCAAATCCTATTACAGGTTAAAGGCTATATCAACGAAATGGCGGTGAGGGTAGAAGATGAAGATGAGAGGATCTCAAGCCTTGCAAAACTCTTCTTCCATGAGTTGTCAAAGAAAGGTACATGTATAAAATGTGCCAGCCCTTTTGATTTAATTTAATACTGCAGTTAGACTTTAGCTAATATGGTTACCTCCTTTTTACCTTTGGCAACTGTGCAGGAAGCAATCCAATTTATAATCTTCTTCCAGATATTCTGAGTAGACTGTGCAATCAACACCTCAAGGAAGAAACGTTTCGCAACATCATGCAATTCTTAATTGGTTCTATTAAAAAGGTCTAACATGCCGCTTCTTTGTCTGCCATTAGTGCACTTTGGTTTTTATCTCTTGATGACCATATTAATTTCTAACTGTTATTTCAGGACAAACAAATGGAAGCTCTTGTCGATAAGCTTTGCAATAGGTTTGCTGGTGTAAATGGTATTATATTCTTACTTCTCCAATCAGATTATACTGAATATTTATGTTGTTCGTGTGTGCTTTCATTAATTGCTAATCAACTGTTGATCACTCGATGTCTGTTTAAGAAACCACGAGATAAATAAACTTTGATGAGTGGAAATTAAGAATTACGAATAAAATGAGAGCACCAACCAAAGATTTAATGCTGTGAATCAGCAGGTTGTGTTACGTGTTGTCTTGTAAGTTTCTCCGCAGAAGTTAGCAGCATGGGAATTTAGCAAGCCAGCTGACTTCTTTGACTCTCATTTCAGTCTTCTGTTCTCCCTGAAACAGACGTGATTTACTGCATGCATTATTTTGGATGTTTTTCATGAATTGTATAACTTTGTGCTCACCGCTTTCTCAGATGTATGATTCTTTCTTTGCTTGTATTTTCAGATGTTAGGCAGTGGGAGTATATCTCTTACTGCCTCTCTCAGCTAACCTTCACTGAGAAAGGTTTGAAGAAACTCATCGATAATTTCAAGATGTTTGAGCATGCATTATGTGAAGATTCTGTGCTGAACCACTTCAGAAGCGTGATAGCAAAGGTTGGTTGCATAGCCTCAATGGCTGCATACGCTTAACGATTTTTGAAACCAGAAGTCTGAGTTTGTGAATTCTATGCTTTCATTGATCTATCTCAATTTGTCCAAACAGTGTAAGAAGTTTGCGAAGCCAGATCTCAAAGCTTGCATTGAGGAATTTGAGGAGAAAGTTAGCAAAGTTCatgaggaaaagaaagaacaagaaGCCACGGCAAGAAATGCGGAGGCACATAAGCAGAAAATTGATTCTCTTGATAAAATCCTACTCGCTAAGGAAGCTGGACAGAATGACAGAAACTCTGCTGAGGGTGAGtaacttttttctttctttctgaataTCCTTTATGTTCTTTGCCATTTAAGTTACTTTCCATGCAAGTACTTCCATGTATGATTACTTCATTACAACCCAAATTGGTGTTTATGATGTATGCACCAGAGAGTAGAGAACGGTCACTAGAGAGCTTACTTATTTACGCGTGTTCCGTTAACAGATGAAACCAGTGAGGTCATCGATCCTTCAGTGGATGGCAATGCTGAAGATAAGGAGACAGAGGAAACCAGTGAGGTTACCGATCCGTCAGCCGATAGCAATGCTGAAAATAAGGGGGCAGAGGAAGGTACTGGGGACATTGACCCTTCAGTGGATAGCAATGCTGAAAATAAGGAGACAGAGGAAGCTACTGAGGTTACTGATCCTTCAGTGGGTAGGAATGCTGAAAATGAGGAGACAGAGGAAGGGACCGAGGTTACTGGTCCTTCAGTGGATAGCAGTGCTGAAAATGAGGAGACAGATGAAGCTACTGAGGATGTTGATCCTTCAGCGGATAGCGCCGCTGAAAATAAGGAGAACAGGACAAAAGGCAGCGGCAACATTTGTTCTGGAAAAAGTCAGACATCATCCACGGTTACGGAATCAGAAGATGATAGCACAGAGGTTCAATCATCCAAAACTGTCCGCAGTCGCAAAGGTAAGCCATAATTCCAGCTTAGATCACTGAAGAACACGTCATAGATCCAGTTGCTCAAGGGACTTGTTCCGTCTATTTTGCAGGTTCAACGCGATCAACTGCAAAGAAAATCAGAGAACCTATCTTGGAAGACTCCGCAGACGTTGCTCCTCCAGTTAGGCGTTCGACCCGCTCGAGTAGAAGGTGCGCCCATGCATCATTAATCTTTGTACTTTGCGTCACACTGTTTAAAGCCAATGCAAGTCCTTGCTTTTGCCCATGCATTTTCCCACAAATTTGAGATAACCGTAACTGACAAATTTGCAGACAATGAAGGTGATGCCGCGGTATATTCCCAGATATGGAACAGCTACTGCAGCCTCCGTGGATGTGTGGCGATCGAGTGTCAACCGCTTGTCGTTGTGTGGTGGAGATCTCGCCTTGAGATCATGGATGAGTTCTGAAACCACCAGTGCTCCTTCCTGACGCTTGTGTGTACCGTAGTATTTATTATTGGTCTAATATGTGCTGGTAATCTGTGCCAGCTCCAGACTGCTGCGTTGACCGTTTGTATAATTTGTTGGTCTAATATGTGCTGGTAACATGTATAATTTTGTTCCTTCTGTCAAGGACGATTTGTATTTTGTAGTACTCTAGTAGGCAATATGATGTACGTTCCTTCAGAACCTGACTTGTGTGCCTAGTCTTCTATCCTGCTGATGTACAATTCTATACTCTACACATGCATAACCTTTCTGGATTTCTGTATGCACACAGGTTCACCACTCGAATCATCATAGTAATAATCGAAGAAAATGACCGCGCAACTATTCCCACCGACGAGCAAGCGATATCTATCCCGTTCACCGCGAGCCAGGAGCCCGGGACCAGGGACTGTTTTCCCTCTGTCACAGCGACACGTTATCGTGTCGTCCTGGTCGCATGATGGCAACAGGATAGAGGGTCGAGCAAGCAAGGGAGAAAGTTAATAGTAACAGCCACTGCCCACTGGTGTGAGATAGCCCCCAATAATGCAGGAGGAAAGCAGCGAGTCGCCACCTCGACCATCTTCCCCGTGAtcgcgagcagcagcagcagcgacggtTCCTGCGCGCCACACCACGGGAGTGCAAAGCCAACGTCGTTCTCGCATCTCGCTTATCCGCTGCCCGCGAATCTGCGGCCGCTCCCAGCCACGTTTTCTCCCCCCAGCGTAGTACTTTGATCGCGAGATGGAGATGAAAATTCAGCcggcgacgccgacgccgacggcaGCTGGCCGCGCGCTCCCCCTCGCGTTCCCCGGGCCTGCTCCACTCCAGCCACCGGATTTGCGTGGCGGGTGGTTCCTGTGACCTCGCGCGTGTCGCGACCGGCGAATCTGTGTTGTTGACGGCTCTAGTGGTGTGTAACCACGCAAGCATGCTTTTTTCTCAGGagaactttcaatctattcataaACTGTCAAGACAATACAAAGAACACATAAGTAAAACAGTCTTACTAAATCTCAGTCGATTGAGACTAAcgtttttttttctcgaatacgcacgagtgtgcgtatcatatATTATAGAAGGAAAGGGTAGAAACCCTCCACACATGAAAATACAAAGATATTTACAGGTAGCCCTCAGTCACCCCACCCGACTAGCTAATTAGCGGATTATTTGCTACTCTCCCACAATGCAAGGCCCAACATGAACCCCTCAACTTCCCCTCGTAGTAGTCCTGCCTGCTTCCATGCCCTTGCTTCGCTATCGATGCACTTGAGCACCTTTTGTGTGGATGGCGCCTCCCCATCGAAGATCACGGCATTCCGATGGATCCACAGCTCCCATAGGACCAAGATAGATATTGTCCTAGCCAATTTCCGGTGTTGCCCGATTTCGTCCTGCCTGATGCACCACTCCGGAAGTGACTCCGTCGCGGTTGGAGCACTTTCTGGTCGTCCCAACGCCAGGCACACCTTGCTCCAAACCTCTCGAGCGAAAACACATCCGATCATGATGTGTGCGATGGTCTCTTCATGCTGGCCACAGAATGGACACGAGCTTTGGTGAGGGAGGCCCCTCCTAGCAAGGCGGTCGGAGGTCCAACATCTATTTTTCATGGCCAGCCAAACGAAGAACCGATGCTGTAAGGGCGCCCGTGACACCCACGTGAACTCCGTCGTTGGTGCAATCTCAAGTCCCGCAAACTTGGCCGCGTatgcccactactagggaaaagcctagcagcagcgcgggttttgggcctctcagtagcgcgggtacaggcgctactaataaggcgctacagctaacgtatagcagtagcgcatgctgtcccgcgctactgctattcatgAATAATTGTAGCGCTCTTTAGGAaaaggcgctactgatattatctgcagcgctctttacatggaagcgctactggtaaggacgcgctactgctaaatttccacccctcgctactactagttttattatttttttcctgcatatttgttttgtatttgaataggctttatacaataatctttagcatatcatccacatacaaatgtaatcatagcatatacatacaattagtctcatcaaatcatgtcatcatcataatcatcatccaacacaaagtggtctctcgtcatcaatctcgaaaatagcgatacaagtctcgattacttgcaaatacatcgtcatccatctaaacaatgatatacgcgagaatagctatcactttgagtacatgagttcgtatccctctctcgcattgaatctaaactaactactgcctgtcgctcggaaaccgaaaaccgatacacctgggcctgacactccggccacttgtcatatatatactcctggcgtagcacttcttcgccatctatgatctatgcacctgcatcgtcacatgagtcgatgatatgcaacatatatagttgaacaacagaaagagacagacttggcaaaaatagaaacaacatatcataagcataaataacaaagttcatcgtacccaaaatgccctaactagagtgattttcgctagtcgaggaggacggtttaattacatcacaaataaagtttcacca is a window encoding:
- the LOC123043866 gene encoding condensin complex subunit 1 isoform X1, producing the protein MAPPFVFPASLRDLERDDDRDDEGEPSLRPHAPVAVTALRAADLEEFVKGTSFDLSDKELFCIEEQDVFNSIYSLVRDFTCLPPGLKFNLVEALRSNLSVLLPNIDSLSRASMSSPSDGIPITDRIASHRNALKIYSFFLLSIVLAQESSADSGTGAKVTAHGRKKNPVYAWNWEAQRGRIMNLVANSLEADLTLLFGPGGADERYLSFASKCTYVLFENQNVLKDEETRNGLCRIIGAIATRHQKISQTSASVLHLIHKYDFTVAHLAEAVAAAEKKFGDGSLAISLIREIGRTDPKDYVRDGAGADNVGRFLVELADRLPKLMSTNLGVLIPHFGGESYKIRNSLVGVLGKLAAKAFKDIDGNNSAHSIRLRSKQAMLEILIERCRDVSAYTRSRVLQVWAELCEENAISIGLWNEVASVASGRLEDKSAIVRKSALQLLITMLQHNPFGPQLRATTFEATLEKYKEKLEEKESQSPAEGELVNDHPLGEVTVGQDESVSDSCLPSSQDQTDQDPMFVDITNLEQIRALVASLEAGLRFTTCITSLMPILIQLLASSSATDVENTILLLMRCRQFQVEGSEAALRKMLPLVFSQDKSIYEAVESAFIAIYTKRIPTETAKSLINLNIDCSIGDLAALESLVSSLVLKGEISSNTMSALWDYFCFNINGVRPVQCRGALSILCMAAKSSPSILGTHLQDIVDIGFGRLAKEEPLLARTACLALQRLSEEDKIKLLSTSTRVFAALQSLVTSFSLPEKIWYGATDKAISAIYTLHPAPEIFAAEIAKKSLSSVFSALGMDGVSNGVELETQNSSTITELSAMKLGRFLFVISHIALNHLVYIETSVKKIHKQKQKNEKSQSTNEDSQVDGSKNSEAQDINAELGLGATRDIAIEFFAENAEREIVSFSCEKNLLGHCGPFLSKLCRNLTLLQKFPELHASAMLALCRLMIIDAEFCEANLQILFTVVENASSEIVRSNCTIALGDLAVRFPNLLEPWTEHIYARLSDSSASVRKNAVLVISHLILNDMMKVKGYINEMAVRVEDEDERISSLAKLFFHELSKKGSNPIYNLLPDILSRLCNQHLKEETFRNIMQFLIGSIKKDKQMEALVDKLCNRFAGVNDVRQWEYISYCLSQLTFTEKGLKKLIDNFKMFEHALCEDSVLNHFRSVIAKCKKFAKPDLKACIEEFEEKVSKVHEEKKEQEATARNAEAHKQKIDSLDKILLAKEAGQNDRNSAEDETSEVIDPSVDGNAEDKETEETSEVTDPSADSNAENKGAEEGTGDIDPSVDSNAENKETEEATEVTDPSVGRNAENEETEEGTEVTGPSVDSSAENEETDEATEDVDPSADSAAENKENRTKGSGNICSGKSQTSSTVTESEDDSTEVQSSKTVRSRKGSTRSTAKKIREPILEDSADVAPPVRRSTRSSRRQ
- the LOC123043866 gene encoding condensin complex subunit 1 isoform X2; the encoded protein is MAPPFVFPASLRDLERDDDRDDEGEPSLRPHAPVAVTALRAADLEEFVKGTSFDLSDKELFCIEEQDVFNSIYSLVRDFTCLPPGLKFNLVEALRSNLSVLLPNIDSLSRASMSSPSDGIPITDRIASHRNALKIYSFFLLSIVLAQESSADSGTGAKVTAHGRKKNPVYAWNWEAQRGRIMNLVANSLEADLTLLFGPGGADERYLSFASKCTYVLFENQNVLKDEETRNGLCRIIGAIATRHQKISQTSASVLHLIHKYDFTVAHLAEAVAAAEKKFGDGSLAISLIREIGRTDPKDYVRDGAGADNVGRFLVELADRLPKLMSTNLGVLIPHFGGESYKIRNSLVGVLGKLAAKAFKDIDGNNSAHSIRLRSKQAMLEILIERCRDVSAYTRSRVLQVWAELCEENAISIGLWNEVASVASGRLEDKSAIVRKSALQLLITMLQHNPFGPQLRATTFEATLEKYKEKLEEKESQSPAEGELVNDHPLGEVTVGQDESVSDSCLPSSQDQTDQDPMFVDITNLEQIRALVASLEAGLRFTTCITSLMPILIQLLASSSATDVENTILLLMRCRQFQVEGSEAALRKMLPLVFSQDKSIYEAVESAFIAIYTKRIPTETAKSLINLNIDCSIGDLAALESLVSSLVLKGEISSNTMSALWDYFCFNINGVRPVQCRGALSILCMAAKSSPSILGTHLQDIVDIGFGRLAKEEPLLARTACLALQRLSEEDKIKLLSTSTRVFAALQSLVTSFSLPEKIWYGATDKAISAIYTLHPAPEIFAAEIAKKSLSSVFSALGMDGVSNGVELETQNSSTITELSAMKLGRFLFVISHIALNHLVYIETSVKKIHKQKQKNEKSQSTNEDSQVDGSKNSEAQDINAELGLGATRDIAIEFFAENAEREIVSFSCEKNLLGHCGPFLSKLCRNLTLLQKFPELHASAMLALCRLMIIDAEFCEANLQILFTVVENASSEIVRSNCTIALGDLAVRFPNLLEPWTEHIYARLSDSSASVRKNAVLVISHLILNDMMKVKGYINEMAVRVEDEDERISSLAKLFFHELSKKGSNPIYNLLPDILSRLCNQHLKEETFRNIMQFLIGSIKKDKQMEALVDKLCNRFAGVNDVRQWEYISYCLSQLTFTEKGLKKLIDNFKMFEHALCEDSVLNHFRSVIAKCKKFAKPDLKACIEEFEEKVSKVHEEKKEQEATARNAEAHKQKIDSLDKILLAKEAGQNDRNSAEEETSEVTDPSADSNAENKGAEEGTGDIDPSVDSNAENKETEEATEVTDPSVGRNAENEETEEGTEVTGPSVDSSAENEETDEATEDVDPSADSAAENKENRTKGSGNICSGKSQTSSTVTESEDDSTEVQSSKTVRSRKGSTRSTAKKIREPILEDSADVAPPVRRSTRSSRRQ